In Limosilactobacillus sp. WILCCON 0051, a single window of DNA contains:
- a CDS encoding NAD(P)H-hydrate dehydratase, whose translation MQNLDESILQKVIKTRPQESFKGTFGKIVLVGGNENFGGAIIMAATAAVYGGTGLVTAATDPANSAALHAQLPEAMFADFNDDQLVGDLIVAADTVVVGPGLGDNAQSLHILKNVFEYVHDGQTLVIDGSAITLMARENLKQPACQISVIYTPHQMEWQRLSGIKIADQSVENNQKAVQKLNATVVLKKHHTEIYHDDQVFKLPIGSAAQAVGGMGDTLAGMVGSFTAEFKDAGLDAVLAAVYAHSAVADQIAENQYIVLPHQISHALPAFMKKIAVQDSKTHIGFMD comes from the coding sequence ATGCAAAACTTGGATGAGTCAATTCTGCAAAAAGTCATTAAAACCCGCCCACAGGAAAGCTTTAAAGGAACTTTTGGCAAGATCGTGCTGGTCGGCGGCAACGAGAATTTCGGTGGTGCCATCATCATGGCCGCAACCGCAGCAGTCTATGGCGGGACTGGCTTGGTTACGGCGGCGACCGACCCAGCCAACTCGGCAGCTCTGCATGCTCAGCTGCCAGAAGCCATGTTTGCCGATTTTAATGACGATCAGCTGGTTGGCGATCTGATCGTAGCGGCCGATACGGTGGTCGTTGGCCCTGGTCTAGGCGATAACGCGCAAAGCCTGCACATTCTTAAAAACGTTTTTGAATACGTGCACGATGGCCAGACATTGGTAATTGACGGCTCGGCAATCACCTTGATGGCCCGGGAAAATCTGAAACAGCCAGCCTGCCAGATCAGTGTCATCTACACGCCGCATCAAATGGAATGGCAGCGGCTTTCAGGAATCAAGATTGCCGATCAGTCCGTTGAAAACAATCAAAAAGCCGTTCAAAAGCTGAATGCGACCGTTGTCTTGAAAAAGCACCATACCGAAATCTATCATGATGACCAGGTCTTTAAGCTGCCAATCGGTTCTGCCGCGCAGGCTGTCGGTGGGATGGGCGATACGCTGGCCGGAATGGTCGGTTCGTTTACGGCTGAATTTAAGGATGCCGGTTTGGATGCGGTGTTGGCCGCTGTTTACGCGCACAGTGCCGTAGCTGATCAAATCGCGGAAAATCAATACATCGTTTTGCCTCACCAAATCAGTCATGCCCTGCCTGCCTTTATGAAAAAAATTGCCGTGCAGGATTCCAAAACGCATATTGGATTTATGGACTAA
- a CDS encoding IS3 family transposase: MTKISIETKIKAIEEYCTTASSLRGIARKYGIAKLDFQICVGIYARFGKEKLLNPPTVTGDFRLNLVKWKQQNRASIPETCIHFGFRSSGSVYQWERQYNEHGAPALLKLRPGRKSKHELKSRERDSTFKKTESASPKRELILKDSTRCLKKIGSLEKASKKELAQVIYDLKAKYRLKDLIEALPISMSTYQYWQAKFEHPNEAEEELKSVIKGLFEYFEGDYGVRRLSAQVRDYYRIINRPLPNHKRIYRLMREMGLQCTKYSKRRRKYDSSKGPSGKKAKNVIRRRFMSNRKYQKMVCDITELKAKDGSKVYLEIVKDLATNQILTWEIGTHPTLEFSLKPLRKLIDLLPHTGYQLTLHTDQGWQYQHRAWRVLLKHGRIRQSMSHRATCLDNAACETVFSKLKAEIKPDTDYANQEDLTQAIEEWIDYYNHRRIQTKLGNLTPLQYEARLVA; encoded by the coding sequence ATGACCAAAATCAGCATAGAGACTAAGATCAAGGCAATTGAAGAGTACTGTACAACGGCAAGTTCACTGCGGGGGATCGCTCGCAAATACGGGATTGCAAAGCTTGACTTTCAAATCTGCGTGGGTATTTATGCACGTTTCGGCAAGGAAAAACTATTGAATCCACCAACCGTAACTGGGGATTTCCGCTTAAATCTGGTAAAGTGGAAACAACAAAACCGAGCTTCCATTCCAGAGACCTGTATCCACTTTGGCTTTCGTTCATCAGGCTCTGTCTATCAATGGGAGCGTCAGTACAACGAACATGGAGCACCGGCCCTCTTAAAACTACGACCAGGAAGGAAATCAAAACATGAGCTCAAATCACGAGAAAGAGATTCAACGTTTAAAAAAACAGAATCAGCTTCTCCAAAAAGAGAACTTATCCTTAAAGATTCAACTCGATGCCTCAAAAAAATTGGCAGCCTTGAGAAAGCATCCAAAAAAGAACTTGCCCAAGTAATTTATGACCTCAAGGCAAAATATCGTTTGAAAGACCTGATTGAAGCACTGCCAATCTCTATGTCAACTTACCAGTATTGGCAGGCCAAATTTGAACACCCTAATGAAGCCGAAGAAGAGCTTAAATCCGTCATCAAGGGCCTGTTTGAATATTTTGAAGGCGACTATGGCGTTCGTCGACTGAGCGCGCAGGTGCGTGACTACTACCGAATTATTAATCGTCCACTGCCCAATCACAAGCGAATTTACCGCTTGATGCGTGAGATGGGCCTTCAATGTACGAAATACAGCAAACGCCGCCGCAAGTACGATTCTTCCAAAGGTCCGTCGGGTAAGAAGGCTAAAAACGTAATCCGTCGTCGCTTTATGAGCAATCGCAAATATCAAAAGATGGTCTGCGACATTACTGAATTGAAGGCTAAGGACGGCAGTAAGGTTTATCTGGAAATTGTCAAGGATCTGGCAACCAACCAGATTCTGACTTGGGAAATCGGGACGCATCCAACCCTGGAATTCAGCCTTAAGCCTTTGCGCAAGCTAATCGATCTTTTACCGCACACTGGGTATCAATTAACTCTGCATACAGATCAAGGCTGGCAGTATCAGCATCGTGCCTGGCGAGTCTTATTAAAGCATGGTCGGATTCGTCAAAGCATGTCCCATCGAGCAACGTGTCTGGATAACGCCGCCTGCGAGACCGTCTTTAGCAAACTTAAAGCAGAGATCAAGCCGGACACTGATTATGCCAATCAAGAAGACTTAACTCAAGCCATTGAAGAGTGGATTGACTACTACAACCACCGCCGGATACAAACAAAATTAGGCAACCTGACCCCACTTCAATATGAAGCACGGCTAGTTGCCTAA
- a CDS encoding polysaccharide biosynthesis protein, protein MDAQQKTAPSKQAAAKAKMLSGSAWMTAGSVLSRVLGALYIIPWVTWMGAYSDQANALYAKGYNIYNLFLVIATAGIPSAMSKLVAHYNGINQTNISKKLYHTGMYVSMATGVIAALIMMFGASLLDGGDPNEIPVIRSLAWAVLLIPSISISRGYLQGYSWMAPSAISQLIEQLLRIIYMLGATYLVMKIQKGSWVLAVTQSTFAAFIGALGAAAVLIMARIHYRRPMEEMLENSLATPEISTVQLIVKIVYQAIPFIVIESGITIFQLIDQYTFFKMMPLVGHFTYYQMNTVYAMFSFNANKLYMIIIAVATAMATTVIPLLANARAKSDQEGMRTQIENALELFYFIMVPASLGLVAVAPQVYTVFYRYNQAGIVILEFAAFASIAMGLYSVAAAMMQGISENRKMMKILGIGMIIKLILQFPCIWLLKGMGPLLATALAMVVMNYLILHSFNMEFGLHFEEMAKPTNQILAFSLVMFVVTKLVMFGLGYLVNPHGRYAAFFLLIVGVAIGGGIYGYLALKSRLADHLLGARAELLRERLHMN, encoded by the coding sequence ATGGATGCACAACAAAAAACGGCCCCGAGCAAGCAGGCTGCAGCCAAGGCAAAAATGCTCAGTGGGTCGGCCTGGATGACGGCAGGGAGTGTATTGTCGCGAGTTCTGGGTGCACTTTATATCATTCCTTGGGTAACTTGGATGGGGGCCTACAGTGATCAGGCCAACGCGCTTTACGCCAAGGGATACAACATCTACAACCTGTTTTTGGTGATCGCAACGGCGGGGATCCCATCCGCGATGTCGAAGCTGGTTGCCCATTATAATGGGATCAATCAAACCAACATCAGCAAAAAGCTATATCATACCGGGATGTACGTTTCGATGGCAACCGGGGTGATTGCGGCCTTGATCATGATGTTTGGCGCTTCACTGCTGGATGGCGGGGACCCTAATGAGATTCCGGTCATCCGTTCTTTGGCCTGGGCCGTACTCTTGATTCCCAGCATCAGCATCTCGCGGGGGTATCTGCAGGGGTACAGCTGGATGGCGCCATCTGCCATCTCGCAGCTGATCGAACAGCTCTTAAGAATCATCTATATGCTGGGAGCCACCTATCTGGTCATGAAGATCCAAAAAGGGAGTTGGGTCTTGGCGGTTACCCAGTCAACGTTTGCTGCCTTTATCGGGGCCTTGGGAGCAGCCGCGGTCTTGATTATGGCGCGGATTCACTACCGGCGGCCAATGGAGGAGATGTTGGAAAACAGTCTGGCAACACCAGAAATCTCGACGGTACAGCTGATTGTCAAGATCGTTTATCAAGCCATCCCGTTTATTGTGATTGAATCAGGGATTACGATCTTCCAACTGATTGATCAATATACCTTCTTTAAGATGATGCCGTTGGTTGGCCACTTTACCTACTATCAAATGAATACGGTCTATGCCATGTTCAGCTTTAATGCCAACAAGCTCTACATGATCATCATTGCGGTGGCTACGGCCATGGCAACGACGGTGATTCCGCTGCTGGCCAACGCGCGCGCCAAAAGCGATCAGGAAGGCATGCGCACGCAGATTGAAAACGCGCTGGAGCTGTTCTACTTTATCATGGTGCCGGCCTCCTTGGGACTGGTTGCCGTAGCACCGCAAGTCTACACGGTCTTTTATCGTTATAATCAGGCCGGGATCGTAATTTTAGAATTTGCCGCGTTTGCCTCGATCGCCATGGGACTTTACAGCGTGGCGGCCGCGATGATGCAGGGGATTTCAGAAAACCGCAAGATGATGAAGATTCTAGGAATTGGCATGATCATCAAGCTGATTTTGCAGTTCCCATGCATCTGGCTTTTAAAAGGCATGGGCCCGCTATTGGCAACGGCCCTGGCCATGGTGGTGATGAACTACCTGATTTTGCATTCGTTTAATATGGAATTTGGCCTGCACTTTGAAGAAATGGCCAAGCCGACCAATCAGATTCTGGCCTTTTCTCTGGTCATGTTTGTGGTTACCAAGCTGGTGATGTTCGGCCTGGGCTATCTGGTTAATCCGCACGGCCGCTATGCTGCGTTCTTCCTTTTGATCGTTGGCGTGGCCATTGGTGGCGGCATCTATGGCTACTTGGCATTGAAATCGCGCCTGGCTGATCATCTGCTGGGCGCGCGGGCTGAGCTTTTGCGCGAACGGCTGCATATGAATTAA
- a CDS encoding PLP-dependent aspartate aminotransferase family protein: MCECQKNEAEPSLATIAAQAGNHEDERGAVALPIYLSSNYRHPTLKEAINFDATKDYTYSRLSTPNRRAVEKTLAKLEGGTAAFALSSGMAAVQLSLSILKTGDRLISLDDLYGGDFRYFDYLNRHAGIEFDQWDGGSLADLTAKLTPKTRIVWLETPSNPTMKEIDIQAVAAAVHEYDPQIKVIVDNTFYTPIYQRPLLKGADVVIHSATKYLSGHNDLLGGAVIVKDEKLAQAYYDYYITTGDTLDSFDSWLLLRSLKTLKVRMAQHTKNAQAIVEYLKQAPEVEKVLYPGKGGMISFYLKEADQVERLLDHVKVITFAESLGGIESLITIPYYQTHADVSVEQRQRLGITPKLLRLSVGLEDAADLIADIKQALAATR; encoded by the coding sequence ATGTGTGAATGTCAAAAGAATGAAGCCGAACCGTCATTGGCAACTATCGCAGCGCAGGCCGGCAATCATGAAGATGAGCGTGGCGCGGTGGCCCTGCCGATCTATCTGTCGTCTAATTATCGTCACCCAACCTTAAAAGAGGCCATCAATTTTGACGCGACCAAAGACTATACCTACTCGCGCCTTTCAACGCCCAATCGCCGCGCCGTTGAAAAGACGCTGGCCAAATTGGAGGGCGGGACGGCAGCTTTTGCACTCAGCTCCGGGATGGCGGCCGTTCAGCTTTCGTTAAGCATTTTAAAAACCGGCGATCGCTTGATTTCACTGGATGATCTGTATGGCGGCGACTTTCGCTACTTTGATTATCTGAATCGGCATGCCGGTATTGAGTTTGATCAATGGGATGGCGGTTCGCTTGCTGATCTGACTGCCAAGCTGACGCCTAAAACCAGAATCGTCTGGCTGGAGACGCCTTCTAATCCAACCATGAAAGAAATTGACATTCAAGCAGTTGCAGCAGCCGTTCATGAATATGATCCGCAAATCAAGGTGATCGTTGACAATACCTTTTACACGCCAATCTATCAGCGGCCATTGCTAAAAGGAGCTGACGTAGTTATTCACAGCGCGACCAAGTATCTGTCCGGGCATAATGATTTGCTCGGCGGGGCAGTGATCGTTAAGGATGAAAAACTGGCTCAGGCATACTACGACTACTACATTACGACTGGCGATACGCTGGATTCGTTTGATTCCTGGCTGCTTTTGCGAAGTCTTAAGACGCTTAAGGTGCGTATGGCTCAGCACACTAAAAATGCCCAGGCCATCGTTGAGTATCTTAAGCAGGCACCGGAAGTGGAAAAAGTTCTTTATCCGGGCAAAGGCGGCATGATCAGCTTTTATCTAAAAGAGGCTGATCAGGTTGAAAGACTGCTTGATCACGTTAAGGTAATCACGTTTGCTGAGAGTCTGGGCGGGATCGAAAGTCTGATTACGATTCCCTACTATCAGACGCACGCGGACGTTTCAGTCGAGCAGCGGCAGCGGTTGGGGATTACGCCTAAGCTGCTGCGGCTGTCGGTTGGTCTTGAAGACGCGGCTGATCTGATTGCCGATATCAAACAGGCTTTAGCAGCGACCCGTTAA
- a CDS encoding PLP-dependent aspartate aminotransferase family protein, whose translation MTEFNTRLVHGPAQNDNQTGAVNVPIYTSTTYRYPKIGAAVQYDYGRSGNPTRQYLEDQLAALEHGTRGLALSSGMAAIHTALAIFKAGDHIIVGDQIYGGTFRLLNQFFERWGLSATPVDTRDSAAIERAIQPNTKAVYFEPVTNPLLQVTSIAAVAKVAKKHDLLTIVDNTFLSPYLCQPLTLGADIVIHSATKYLAGHSDVSAGAVITNDEKLGDRLYFVQNALGAVLSPEDSNLVRRGLQTLSVRMDRQQANVKAIIAHLQPLPAVKKIYYPGLPGQPGYETLSSQAKGAGGVLSIELADNVDAVKFVDSLQLFQLAVSLGSVESLVELPSKMSHAELSPAEQLKAGITPGLIRLAVGIEDQRDLIADLDQALAKAI comes from the coding sequence ATGACAGAATTTAATACCAGACTGGTGCACGGGCCAGCCCAAAATGACAATCAGACGGGAGCCGTCAACGTTCCAATCTATACTTCAACGACCTATCGCTATCCTAAAATCGGCGCGGCAGTCCAGTATGACTACGGCCGCTCGGGAAATCCAACACGGCAGTATCTTGAGGATCAGTTGGCTGCTTTAGAGCATGGTACGCGGGGATTGGCGCTTTCTTCCGGGATGGCGGCGATTCATACGGCGCTGGCAATTTTTAAAGCCGGCGATCATATCATCGTTGGCGATCAGATCTATGGCGGCACGTTTCGGCTGCTCAATCAGTTCTTTGAACGCTGGGGGCTGAGCGCGACACCGGTTGACACCAGAGATTCGGCGGCCATTGAACGCGCGATCCAGCCTAATACCAAGGCAGTCTATTTTGAGCCAGTTACCAATCCGCTGCTGCAGGTGACGTCAATTGCGGCTGTGGCCAAGGTTGCTAAAAAACATGACTTGCTGACGATCGTCGATAACACTTTCTTAAGTCCCTATCTTTGTCAGCCATTGACTTTAGGTGCTGATATCGTGATTCACAGTGCAACTAAATATTTGGCTGGGCATTCCGACGTCAGTGCGGGCGCGGTGATTACCAATGATGAAAAATTAGGCGACCGACTCTACTTTGTGCAAAACGCGCTTGGGGCCGTGCTTTCGCCAGAAGACAGCAATCTGGTTCGGCGCGGGCTGCAGACTTTAAGCGTCAGAATGGATCGCCAGCAGGCCAACGTCAAGGCAATCATTGCTCATCTGCAGCCGCTGCCAGCCGTCAAAAAAATCTATTATCCCGGTCTGCCCGGCCAGCCAGGCTATGAAACGCTAAGCAGCCAGGCCAAGGGTGCGGGCGGCGTGCTTTCAATCGAGCTGGCTGACAATGTGGATGCAGTTAAGTTCGTTGATTCGCTGCAGCTGTTTCAATTGGCAGTCAGCCTGGGCTCAGTGGAAAGTCTGGTTGAGCTGCCAAGCAAGATGAGCCACGCGGAGCTTTCACCGGCTGAGCAGCTTAAAGCCGGAATTACGCCGGGGCTGATCAGATTGGCGGTTGGCATCGAGGACCAGCGCGACTTGATCGCGGACCTTGATCAGGCATTAGCCAAGGCAATTTGA
- a CDS encoding transporter substrate-binding domain-containing protein: MKKQSFKKLIQTLVLALGALLLAFAPLAGTVTAHAADNQSSVSAIKKRGYIKIAVFGDLPPYGWVNKDGKRVGYDLYLARRIAKDLGVKAKFVQVNANNRVDTLNSNKADLVLANFTVTPERKQTVDFAKPYMKVSVGVVSKKSDPVTKVSQLKGQKLIVNKGTTAEQYFTQHQTGASLLKFDSKTQQFNALKNGRAKALADDNSYLYAWVKNNPKYTVGIKQLGKSSYIAPAVKKGNKSLLNWTNKEITKLNDENFFEKDYNQELKPYFGSEVKASDIILTNQK, translated from the coding sequence ATGAAAAAGCAGAGTTTTAAAAAATTGATTCAGACGCTGGTATTGGCCCTGGGCGCTTTGCTACTGGCATTTGCACCACTGGCAGGCACTGTGACGGCCCATGCCGCTGATAATCAGAGTTCGGTTTCAGCAATCAAGAAGCGCGGCTACATTAAGATTGCCGTGTTTGGCGACCTGCCGCCATATGGCTGGGTCAACAAGGATGGCAAGCGCGTGGGGTATGATCTGTACCTGGCACGGCGGATTGCCAAGGATTTAGGCGTCAAGGCCAAGTTCGTGCAGGTCAACGCCAACAACCGGGTCGACACGCTGAACTCCAACAAGGCGGATCTGGTTTTGGCCAACTTTACTGTGACGCCGGAACGCAAGCAGACGGTTGATTTTGCCAAGCCATACATGAAGGTTTCCGTTGGGGTCGTTTCTAAAAAGAGCGATCCAGTTACCAAGGTCAGTCAGCTGAAAGGGCAAAAACTGATCGTCAACAAGGGGACAACGGCTGAACAATACTTTACTCAACACCAGACCGGCGCCAGCCTTTTGAAGTTCGACTCCAAGACGCAGCAGTTCAACGCGCTTAAAAACGGTCGCGCCAAAGCATTGGCTGATGACAACTCCTACCTGTACGCCTGGGTTAAGAACAATCCTAAGTACACGGTTGGCATCAAGCAGCTGGGTAAGAGCTCATACATTGCCCCAGCCGTCAAAAAGGGAAACAAATCGCTTTTGAACTGGACCAACAAGGAAATTACCAAGCTTAACGATGAAAACTTCTTTGAAAAGGACTACAACCAGGAACTGAAGCCTTACTTTGGCTCGGAAGTCAAGGCCAGCGACATCATCTTGACTAATCAAAAATAG
- a CDS encoding amino acid ABC transporter ATP-binding protein produces the protein MTEEILKVAHLNKFYGERQVLFDINFELKKGEVLALLGPSGSGKSTTIRTLNGLEDFQSGQITFEGQNVIPDEKHWQKLRQKIGMVFQSYDLFPNMTVLENIILAPTKVQQREQKEATAEAKKLLAMVGLSDYEQAYPRQLSGGQKQRIAIVRALAMHPDLMLFDEVTASLDPEMVRGVLEIIKRLSDEEDMTMLIVTHEMNFAAQIADRVLFLEDGHILEDTPGQQFFKQPQTERAQQFLESMDF, from the coding sequence TTGACTGAAGAAATTTTAAAAGTAGCGCATTTAAACAAGTTTTACGGTGAGCGCCAAGTCTTGTTCGATATCAACTTTGAGCTCAAAAAAGGCGAGGTGCTGGCACTGCTGGGACCTTCCGGATCGGGCAAGAGTACGACGATTCGCACGCTGAACGGCTTAGAGGACTTTCAAAGCGGTCAGATCACTTTTGAAGGCCAGAACGTGATTCCCGATGAAAAGCATTGGCAAAAGCTGCGACAAAAGATCGGCATGGTTTTTCAAAGCTATGATCTGTTTCCGAATATGACGGTTTTGGAAAACATCATTCTGGCACCGACCAAAGTTCAGCAGCGCGAACAAAAAGAAGCAACGGCAGAAGCCAAAAAACTGCTGGCCATGGTTGGCTTGAGCGATTATGAGCAGGCCTACCCGCGCCAGCTGTCGGGTGGGCAAAAGCAGCGGATCGCCATTGTCAGAGCACTGGCCATGCATCCGGATCTGATGCTGTTTGATGAGGTCACGGCCTCATTGGACCCTGAGATGGTCAGAGGGGTCTTGGAGATCATCAAGAGGCTGAGTGACGAAGAAGACATGACGATGCTGATCGTAACTCACGAGATGAACTTTGCGGCCCAGATTGCCGATCGGGTATTGTTCTTAGAGGATGGTCATATTTTAGAGGATACGCCGGGTCAGCAGTTCTTTAAGCAGCCGCAGACTGAGCGGGCCCAGCAGTTTTTGGAGAGTATGGATTTTTAG
- a CDS encoding amino acid ABC transporter permease, whose amino-acid sequence MAHSGINVLLEGHNFARLLGGLWTTVWIAALSLLIGLALGAVLGILRTFKNRLLRLILRLYLEFFRIVPTVVLLFLAYYILPRMMHAANLPGSLMAVVAFALWVAAEFSDIVRGALISVPKHQRESGLALGLNRQQLFYYVLLPQAFRLELPATINLATRVIKTTSLLMMISVMDVINIGQQIIEANNHLYRTGVFWVYGLIFVFYFLVDYPLSRWAKKMDAKQAD is encoded by the coding sequence ATGGCACATTCGGGAATTAACGTTTTGTTGGAAGGACATAACTTTGCGCGACTGCTGGGCGGGCTGTGGACGACGGTTTGGATCGCGGCGCTGTCCTTGCTGATTGGGCTGGCGTTAGGCGCGGTGCTGGGAATCTTGCGGACGTTTAAGAATCGGCTGCTGCGCTTGATTCTGCGGCTTTATCTCGAGTTTTTCCGGATCGTGCCCACGGTTGTGCTATTGTTTTTGGCCTACTATATCCTGCCAAGAATGATGCATGCAGCCAATCTGCCCGGCTCGTTGATGGCTGTCGTCGCGTTTGCCTTATGGGTGGCCGCGGAATTCAGCGATATCGTCCGGGGAGCTTTGATCTCGGTTCCAAAGCATCAGCGGGAATCAGGCTTGGCATTGGGTTTGAATCGGCAGCAGCTGTTTTACTACGTCTTATTGCCCCAAGCGTTTCGACTGGAGCTGCCGGCAACGATCAATCTGGCAACGCGGGTGATTAAAACGACCTCGCTTTTGATGATGATCAGCGTGATGGACGTCATCAACATTGGACAGCAGATTATCGAGGCCAACAATCATCTTTATCGAACAGGGGTCTTTTGGGTTTATGGCCTGATTTTCGTATTTTACTTTTTGGTAGATTATCCATTGTCGCGCTGGGCAAAAAAGATGGATGCCAAGCAAGCAGATTAA
- a CDS encoding amino acid ABC transporter permease produces the protein MSWTIIQQSLPEFAKGFRLTLWLSLVGILGAMVVGIIVSLVRYFKVPYLAGILAAYVELARNTPLLIQLFFLYYAFPVIGWKMSAAACGIVGLIFLGGAYMAEGFSGGFNGVAKTQLESGKALGMSSWQLARYVVFPQGFALSVPALAANVIFLIKETSIFSVIAIPELTNTALDLIGLYYRSNEYLFVLVIAYAIILIPLSLILTWLERKVRYGTFGN, from the coding sequence TTGAGTTGGACGATCATTCAGCAGAGCCTGCCTGAATTTGCCAAGGGCTTTCGATTGACGCTGTGGCTGTCGCTGGTGGGAATTCTAGGCGCTATGGTCGTGGGCATCATCGTTAGTCTGGTGCGGTATTTCAAGGTCCCGTATCTGGCTGGCATCCTGGCTGCTTACGTTGAGCTGGCCCGCAATACGCCGCTTTTGATTCAGCTGTTCTTTTTGTACTATGCATTTCCGGTAATTGGCTGGAAAATGAGCGCGGCGGCCTGTGGGATCGTTGGTTTGATCTTTTTAGGGGGCGCCTACATGGCAGAAGGATTCAGCGGCGGCTTTAACGGCGTGGCCAAGACGCAGCTGGAATCCGGCAAGGCCCTGGGAATGAGCAGCTGGCAGCTGGCCCGTTACGTAGTCTTTCCACAGGGATTTGCACTGTCGGTACCTGCCCTGGCTGCCAACGTGATCTTTTTGATTAAGGAAACCTCGATTTTTTCGGTGATTGCCATTCCGGAACTAACGAATACGGCGCTGGATCTGATCGGTCTTTACTACCGTTCCAACGAATATCTTTTCGTTTTGGTGATCGCCTACGCAATTATCTTGATTCCCCTGTCCTTGATTTTGACTTGGCTGGAAAGGAAGGTTCGCTATGGCACATTCGGGAATTAA
- a CDS encoding type II toxin-antitoxin system HicB family antitoxin, with the protein MELVSYGAVFTPTEKEIQVDFPDVPEAFTQGQTMDEAIENAKLGLAIVINDKLGHFEPAPAATPIDQLKTAFSDREVRLIEVDLEKY; encoded by the coding sequence ATGGAACTGGTTAGCTATGGAGCAGTCTTTACCCCAACCGAAAAAGAGATTCAGGTTGATTTTCCGGATGTCCCCGAGGCATTTACGCAGGGGCAGACCATGGATGAGGCGATCGAAAATGCCAAGCTGGGGCTGGCGATCGTGATCAATGACAAGCTGGGCCATTTTGAGCCGGCACCAGCAGCAACGCCTATCGACCAGCTGAAAACGGCTTTTTCGGATCGTGAAGTGCGGCTGATTGAAGTCGATCTGGAAAAATATTAA